Proteins encoded within one genomic window of Mycolicibacterium aubagnense:
- a CDS encoding Ms4533A family Cys-rich leader peptide, whose product MHAASGTTEGHILALIAVGTRAVADVACCR is encoded by the coding sequence ATGCACGCAGCGTCCGGCACTACCGAGGGCCACATCCTGGCTCTCATTGCCGTGGGTACCCGCGCTGTTGCTGACGTCGCCTGTTGTCGCTGA
- a CDS encoding sulfate ABC transporter substrate-binding protein: protein MHKIIKNWRPVTAVTAVVSATMVLAACGGGASDTAGGGGQSGADTTLTLVAYAVPEPGWSKIIPAFAATPEGKGVAVTTSYGASGDQSRKVESGAPADIVNFSVEPDVTRLVKAGKVSKDWNADATKGIPFGSVVSLVVRKGNPKGIKDWDDLLKPGIEVVTPSPLSSGSAKWNLLAPYAAKSNGGKDAQAGLDYILQLVTEHIKTRPGSGREATDLFLHGTGDVLISYENEAINVERQGKDVQHLNPPQTFKIENPVAVVTSGPHQDKANALKNFLYTAEGQKAWAQAGFRPVDPAVSAEFAKDFPTPEKLWTIADLGGWKTVDPALFDKDNGSITKIYKQATG, encoded by the coding sequence ATGCACAAGATCATCAAGAACTGGCGGCCCGTCACAGCTGTGACAGCCGTTGTGTCCGCCACCATGGTGCTCGCCGCCTGCGGTGGCGGTGCGAGCGACACCGCCGGCGGAGGTGGACAGTCTGGCGCCGATACCACCCTGACCCTGGTGGCCTATGCCGTGCCGGAGCCCGGCTGGAGCAAGATCATCCCGGCCTTCGCCGCCACCCCCGAAGGCAAGGGCGTCGCTGTCACGACGTCCTACGGCGCCTCCGGCGACCAGTCGCGCAAGGTCGAGTCGGGAGCGCCCGCCGACATCGTCAACTTCTCGGTGGAGCCGGACGTCACCCGCCTGGTGAAGGCGGGCAAGGTCAGCAAGGACTGGAACGCCGATGCCACCAAGGGCATCCCGTTCGGTTCGGTGGTGTCGCTGGTTGTGCGCAAGGGCAACCCCAAGGGCATCAAGGACTGGGACGACCTGCTCAAGCCGGGCATCGAGGTCGTCACCCCGAGCCCGCTGAGCTCGGGTTCGGCCAAGTGGAACCTGCTGGCGCCATACGCCGCGAAGAGCAACGGGGGCAAGGACGCTCAGGCCGGCCTCGACTACATCCTGCAGCTGGTCACCGAGCACATCAAGACCCGTCCGGGTTCGGGCCGCGAAGCCACCGATCTGTTCCTGCACGGGACCGGTGACGTGTTGATCAGCTACGAGAACGAGGCGATCAACGTCGAGCGTCAGGGCAAGGACGTTCAGCACCTCAACCCGCCGCAGACGTTCAAGATCGAGAACCCGGTGGCGGTCGTGACCTCCGGTCCGCACCAGGACAAGGCCAACGCGCTGAAGAACTTCCTCTACACCGCTGAGGGACAGAAGGCGTGGGCGCAGGCCGGGTTCCGTCCGGTCGATCCCGCGGTGAGTGCCGAGTTCGCCAAGGACTTCCCGACCCCGGAGAAGCTGTGGACCATCGCTGATCTCGGTGGATGGAAGACCGTCGATCCGGCGTTGTTCGACAAGGACAATGGCAGCATTACCAAGATCTATAAGCAGGCCACTGGATGA
- the cysT gene encoding sulfate ABC transporter permease subunit CysT, protein MTTSVEFDDAPARPETTSNGGSAGPGSGVRQAFGTTSLRVGAASIWLSVIVLLPLAAILVQSARGGWGYFWTAITSNSALASFRVTLEVSAAVALINLVFGLLVAWVLTRDDFVGKRLVDAVIDLPFALPTIVASLVMLALYGPASPVNLHLQHTKWGIGIALLFVTLPFVVRSVQPVLLELDHETEEAAASLGANNFVIFTKVVLPALLPSLLSGAGLAFSRAIGEFGSVVLIGGAVPGETEVSSQWIRTLIENDDPTGAAAISIVLLVISFVVLFVLRIIGSRAAKRQELAS, encoded by the coding sequence ATGACAACCTCGGTTGAGTTCGACGACGCCCCGGCCCGGCCAGAGACCACCAGCAATGGTGGCTCGGCCGGGCCGGGGTCCGGCGTGCGGCAGGCGTTCGGCACCACGTCGTTGCGGGTAGGAGCGGCGAGTATCTGGCTGTCCGTGATCGTGCTCCTGCCGCTGGCCGCCATCCTGGTGCAGTCCGCCCGCGGTGGCTGGGGGTACTTCTGGACCGCGATCACGTCGAACTCGGCTCTGGCGTCATTTCGGGTGACGCTGGAGGTCTCGGCGGCTGTCGCGCTCATCAACCTGGTTTTCGGCCTGCTGGTGGCGTGGGTGCTGACCCGGGACGACTTCGTGGGCAAGCGTTTGGTCGACGCGGTCATCGACCTGCCGTTCGCGCTGCCGACCATCGTGGCCAGCCTCGTGATGCTGGCGCTGTACGGTCCGGCCAGTCCGGTGAATCTGCATCTGCAGCACACCAAGTGGGGCATCGGAATCGCGCTGCTGTTCGTGACACTGCCGTTCGTGGTGCGGTCGGTGCAGCCGGTGCTGCTCGAACTGGACCACGAGACCGAAGAGGCGGCCGCGTCGCTGGGCGCCAACAACTTCGTGATCTTCACCAAGGTGGTGCTGCCGGCACTGCTGCCGTCACTGCTGTCGGGCGCCGGTCTGGCCTTTTCCCGGGCCATCGGTGAGTTCGGTTCGGTGGTGCTCATCGGCGGCGCGGTGCCCGGCGAGACCGAGGTGTCGTCGCAGTGGATCCGCACCCTGATCGAGAACGACGACCCCACCGGTGCGGCCGCGATCTCGATTGTGCTGCTGGTGATTTCGTTCGTGGTGCTGTTCGTGTTGCGAATCATCGGATCGCGTGCGGCCAAACGTCAGGAGCTGGCCTCATGA